CTACGATCCCTACTACAACCGGCTTGCCCGGCCGGGTCGCCACACCGTGCGTCAGCACTTCACCGAGTTCCCCGATCACGTGAACCGTAAAATCTTCCGATCCGGCAGACGATCCGGCATTCAACAGCACGATATCGCATGTTTCCACAGCCGACTGGACAGCCGATTTTATTTTCTCGTAGTTGTCTTCCACAATTCCTCGATAAACGGGTTCTCCGCCCCATGTCTGCACATAGCCGGCAAATACAGTCCCGTTAAATTCCGGAATTTCTCCCCGTTCGATTCGCCTGCGCGGCGGCACCAACTCGGTTCCTGTCGGAATGATCGCCACCTGCGGCTTTGATACAACAGGCACTTCCAGTACCCCACCCGCCAGCAGCGCGCCCAAGTCGACAGGACGCAGCACATGACTGGCAGGCACAATCAGTTCGCCCGCAACCACGTCTTCGCCGATTTGCCGGATATGCTGCCAGGGACTGGCCGGTTCGATGATTTCATATGTGTCTTCATCAATCATATGTACGTTTTCGATCATAATAACCGCATCGTGCTCATCCGGAATCGGATCGCCCGTATCGACAATTCGGAAGTCGACCCCTTTTTTCAGCCGCAACGGGTTTTTTTCATGCGCCGAATACGTTTGACTTGCTTTTACCGAGATACCGTCCATCGCCGACGCATGAAAGTTGGGCATCGACACCACGGCAAAAATCGGTTCGGCCGTCACGCGCCCCAACGCGTCCACCGTAGGAATCCGCTCCATACGAGCTGCAAATTCAACAGCAGTCAGGAGTTTCTTCTGTGCCTCTTTGAGCGGAGTGTCTTCCAGATAGATCTTCCTCTTCACTGACGATCCCCCTCTCTGTCACAAAACAATTGACATTCACCCATTCACCTTGCAGCAATCCCTCTTTCCGTGCAGGGATTTCGATCACGCCGTCACTTTCGCTGATCACCGAAATCAGACCTGACTTTCCAAAAACAGGAATCGCCCACATTTCACCGTCCCTTTTTTCAAGCCGAACTCGAACATAATCGGATCGGCCGACAGCAGACGGAAGATTGCGACTCAACCGCGCCCGGATGCGTGGATCGAATGGATGCGGTGTTCTGTCGTACAAACGGTTCACAATCCGTCTTACCACCAGATCGAAAACAATCAATGCCGATACCGGGTGTCCCGGCAGCCCCACAACCGGCTTGTGGCCCGCCTTCGCCAAAATAGTCGGTTTGCCCGGTTTGAGGGAAATCCCATGCACCAAAATCCCCGGTTCGCCCAGCGCTTCCATCACCTGTACGCTGAAATCGCGGGTTCCCACCGAACTGCCACCTGACATCACCAACAGATCCACTTTTTCAAAAAGTTCGCGGGCCCGTCGCAAATATTCCTGTAAATCGTCTTTCACAATGCCGCCATACAGGACATCCGCCCCCATGCTTTGCAAAGCGGCGCCAATCGTAATCGTATTGACGTCACGTACCTCGCCCGGTCGTAGCTGCTTGGTTTCAGGCGGTACGATTTCATCACCGGTTGACAAAATCCCCACGACCGGTTTGGCGAACACTTTTACGCGAGACACACCCGCAGCCGCCAGTACACCCAAATCCTGCGGCTGCAGACGGTGCCCCCGCTGCAGGACGCGAGATCCGGCTTGGATGTCTTCCCCTTTTTTGATTACGTTTTCGCCGGGAGCCACCTGTTTGTGCACATTCAGGAGCGATCCCACTTCTTCCGCATGTTCCACCATTACAACAGAATCGGCGCCGGATGGCATCATGCCGCCGGTCGGGATGTATTTGGCTTTCGCCGGAGCAATCGCTCCTCCCTCTTTTCCCATCTCGATCACACCTGACACATCGAGAAAAGCCGGCATCGATTCGGATGCGCCA
The sequence above is a segment of the Effusibacillus dendaii genome. Coding sequences within it:
- a CDS encoding molybdopterin molybdotransferase MoeA: MKFFQVHETSDVLRLIEDTYKPLERTEEVSLYEAFDRVLAEDVVASEDVPGFDRSTVDGYAVRAQDTYGASESMPAFLDVSGVIEMGKEGGAIAPAKAKYIPTGGMMPSGADSVVMVEHAEEVGSLLNVHKQVAPGENVIKKGEDIQAGSRVLQRGHRLQPQDLGVLAAAGVSRVKVFAKPVVGILSTGDEIVPPETKQLRPGEVRDVNTITIGAALQSMGADVLYGGIVKDDLQEYLRRARELFEKVDLLVMSGGSSVGTRDFSVQVMEALGEPGILVHGISLKPGKPTILAKAGHKPVVGLPGHPVSALIVFDLVVRRIVNRLYDRTPHPFDPRIRARLSRNLPSAVGRSDYVRVRLEKRDGEMWAIPVFGKSGLISVISESDGVIEIPARKEGLLQGEWVNVNCFVTERGIVSEEEDLSGRHSAQRGTEETPDCC